A single region of the Gossypium arboreum isolate Shixiya-1 chromosome 12, ASM2569848v2, whole genome shotgun sequence genome encodes:
- the LOC108476547 gene encoding homeobox-leucine zipper protein HAT4-like: MIEVLPFLLFFLYNLLFPCPSFLHYLSLFYLSFSFHHTRQSKLHTRKKCVWQKRKKKKKSKMAEKEDLGLSLSLSFPQNHHSLQRNLRPSLVPSSANSCSSPSTLTLNKHSWNDSSPPSDHNSESFRAEMGSIFRGIDMNILPSTADCEEEAGVSSPNSTISSVSGKRSEREGNGDELEIEKSSSRGISDEEDGDTSRKKLRLSKDQSAILEENFKEHNTLNPKQKLALAKQLGLRPRQVEVWFQNRRARTKLKQTEVDCEFLKRCCENLTEENQRLQKEVQELRALKLSSTQFYMQMTPPTTLTMCTSCERVAVPPNPPSSTTVDPRSHHQLAQTHQRAFHINPWAPSAAHRPLDALRPRS, from the exons ATGATTGAAGTCTTACCATTCCTTCTCTTCTTTCTATATAATCTTCTATTTCCTTGCCCATCTTTCTTACATTACCTATCACTTTTCTATCTCTCTTTCTCCTTTCATCACACCCGACAATCTAAACTACATACAAGGAAAAAGTGTGTTtggcaaaagagaaaaaaaaaaaaaaaatcaaagatggCGGAAAAAGAAGATCTGGGTTTGAGTCTGAGCTTGAGTTTCCCTCAGAATCACCACTCTTTACAGCGAAATCTTAGGCCTTCGCTTGTTCCTTCCTCTGCTAATTCTTGCTCTTCTCCTTCTACTTTAACCCTTAACAAACACTCATGGAATGATTCTTCTCCTCCTTCAG ATCATAACTCGGAATCATTCCGGGCGGAGATGGGGTCAATTTTTAGAGGAATCGACATGAACATATTGCCATCGACGGCAGATTGTGAAGAAGAAGCTGGGGTTTCATCTCCGAACAGCACGATATCGAGCGTGAGTGGAAAAAGGAGCGAAAGAGAAGGCAACGGAGACGAGCTTGAGATCGAAAAATCGTCATCTCGTGGAATCAGCGACGAAGAAGATGGCGACACTTCGAGAAAAAAGCTTAGACTTTCTAAAGATCAGTCTGCTATTCTCGAGGAAAACTTTAAAGAACACAACACTCTCAACCCC AAACAAAAGTTAGCATTGGCTAAGCAGCTGGGATTACGACCCAGACAAGTCGAAGTGTGGTTTCAAAACAGAAGGGCAAG GACCAAGCTGAAGCAAACGGAGGTTGACTGTGAGTTCCTTAAGAGATGCTGTGAGAATCTGACGGAGGAGAACCAACGGTTGCAGAAAGAAGTTCAGGAGCTGAGAGCGCTGAAACTTTCCTCCACCCAGTTCTACATGCAAATGACCCCACCCACTACCCTCACCATGTGCACATCATGTGAGAGGGTTGCGGTCCCACCCAACCCACCATCATCCACCACCGTTGATCCACGGTCCCATCATCAACTAGCCCAAACCCATCAGAGAGCTTTCCACATCAACCCTTGGGCTCCATCCGCCGCTCATAGACCGTTGGATGCTCTCCGTCCTCGATCGTAA